The window CGTCGCCGAGCAGCTGAGCCCGGAACCACGCGGTGATGGGGCCGCGGAAACCGCCGCCGTCGCGGGCCGCGGTGAAGTGGCCGGCGCCCGCCAGTTCGCCGTAGACCGCCGGGATGTGGGTCGCCTTCTGGTAGCGCGGGTAGACGAGCAGCTGTGGGGAGACGATCCAGTCGAGCTGGCCCGCGAGGAAGAACGTGGGACCGTGCAGGGCCGCGACGTTGCCTTGGGGGCCGGGTTCGATGGGCACGGTGGTGTCCACGCGGGGATCGGCGCCTGCCGCGATGGCGCCGCCGCCGCCCTGGGAGTGGCCCGTCGCGGCGACCTTGGTCAGGTCGACCTTGCCCGCGTAGGCGTCGCCGGGGGTGGTGTTCCGGGTCGCCAGGTAGTCCAGGCCCGCCAGCATCTCGCGGCCAGAGCCGGACTGTTTGGTGTTCGCCGCGGCCACGATGAACCCGTGCGAGGCGAAGTGCCGCAGCAGCGCGTCGTAGGACGTCGGTGTCGCACCGGTCCCGTTGCCCCAGATGATCACGGCGTGGGTGCCGCAGCCGCCGAGTTGGGTGGGCCGGTACAGGGTGTGCGCGTTCCCGCCCGCTTCGACGGTGACCGGGTATGGGCCGGGTGCCGCCCAGTCCGAGGGAGCGGGCGGGCACTCAGCCGCCATGGCCTGGCCCACCACGGGCACGGCGGCGGCGATGGCCGCGACAAACCCGATGGCGATCAGTCGTTTCCTCATGGGGGCACTCCCTTGTGCGGATGCTGCGTGGCGGGTCGGCCCGAAGTCTGGCCGCGCCTCGCCGCGTTCGGATATAGGTGAA is drawn from Actinokineospora alba and contains these coding sequences:
- a CDS encoding poly(ethylene terephthalate) hydrolase family protein, yielding MRKRLIAIGFVAAIAAAVPVVGQAMAAECPPAPSDWAAPGPYPVTVEAGGNAHTLYRPTQLGGCGTHAVIIWGNGTGATPTSYDALLRHFASHGFIVAAANTKQSGSGREMLAGLDYLATRNTTPGDAYAGKVDLTKVAATGHSQGGGGAIAAGADPRVDTTVPIEPGPQGNVAALHGPTFFLAGQLDWIVSPQLLVYPRYQKATHIPAVYGELAGAGHFTAARDGGGFRGPITAWFRAQLLGDDRARAEFSGPSCGYCASRIWSRFERNALAR